A single window of Dermacentor albipictus isolate Rhodes 1998 colony chromosome 1, USDA_Dalb.pri_finalv2, whole genome shotgun sequence DNA harbors:
- the LOC135916817 gene encoding uncharacterized protein isoform X4, protein MAGGCPPPVPPEQVAEVRAVRDHLLLSQFCSADAANLRNGASVQQERKQNKSLFKQQRTMQRMLHLNYQDGIWFAECEDKAELLTTIFWKRGGDTIRRSRTMKSPSKKKELSSKKAGWHRKGSACSGEANSTWRSFE, encoded by the exons ATGGCCGGAGGTTGCCCCCCGCCTGTGCCTCCAGAGCAGGTGGCCGAGGTGCGTGCGGTGCGCGACCACTTGCTGCTGTCGCAGTTCTGCAGTGCCGATGCAGCCAACCTGAGGAA CGGAGCAAGCGTGCAGCAGGAAAGGAAGCAGAACAAGAGCCTCTTCAAACAGCAACGAACGATGCAGCGGATGTTGCACCTGAACTACCAAGACGGCATATGGTTCGCA GAATGCGAGGACAAGGCCGAACTACTGACCACGATATTCTGGAAAAGAGGTGGAGACACGATCAGGCGCTCAAGGACAATGAAGTCGCCCTCGAAGAAAAAAGAACTGAGCTCGAAAAAAGCAGGCTGGCACCGGAAAGGGAGCGCCTGCAGCGGTGAAGCCAACTCCACATGGAGGAGCTTCGAGTGA
- the LOC135916817 gene encoding uncharacterized protein isoform X2 — MQCLPVAQTAPNGRRLPPACASRAGGRGACGARPLAAVAVLQCRCSQPEEPVSMFGHHSGASVQQERKQNKSLFKQQRTMQRMLHLNYQDGIWFAECEDKAELLTTIFWKRGGDTIRRSRTMKSPSKKKELSSKKAGWHRKGSACSGEANSTWRSFE, encoded by the exons TGCTTGCCTGTGGCGCAGACTGCTCCCAATGGCCGGAGGTTGCCCCCCGCCTGTGCCTCCAGAGCAGGTGGCCGAGGTGCGTGCGGTGCGCGACCACTTGCTGCTGTCGCAGTTCTGCAGTGCCGATGCAGCCAACCTGAGGAA CCAGTGAGCATGTTTGGCCACCATAGCGGAGCAAGCGTGCAGCAGGAAAGGAAGCAGAACAAGAGCCTCTTCAAACAGCAACGAACGATGCAGCGGATGTTGCACCTGAACTACCAAGACGGCATATGGTTCGCA GAATGCGAGGACAAGGCCGAACTACTGACCACGATATTCTGGAAAAGAGGTGGAGACACGATCAGGCGCTCAAGGACAATGAAGTCGCCCTCGAAGAAAAAAGAACTGAGCTCGAAAAAAGCAGGCTGGCACCGGAAAGGGAGCGCCTGCAGCGGTGAAGCCAACTCCACATGGAGGAGCTTCGAGTGA
- the LOC135916817 gene encoding uncharacterized protein isoform X1: protein MQCLPVAQTAPNGRRLPPACASRAGGRGACGARPLAAVAVLQCRCSQPEEITSAIQPVSMFGHHSGASVQQERKQNKSLFKQQRTMQRMLHLNYQDGIWFAECEDKAELLTTIFWKRGGDTIRRSRTMKSPSKKKELSSKKAGWHRKGSACSGEANSTWRSFE, encoded by the exons TGCTTGCCTGTGGCGCAGACTGCTCCCAATGGCCGGAGGTTGCCCCCCGCCTGTGCCTCCAGAGCAGGTGGCCGAGGTGCGTGCGGTGCGCGACCACTTGCTGCTGTCGCAGTTCTGCAGTGCCGATGCAGCCAACCTGAGGAA ATAACTTCTGCAATTCAGCCAGTGAGCATGTTTGGCCACCATAGCGGAGCAAGCGTGCAGCAGGAAAGGAAGCAGAACAAGAGCCTCTTCAAACAGCAACGAACGATGCAGCGGATGTTGCACCTGAACTACCAAGACGGCATATGGTTCGCA GAATGCGAGGACAAGGCCGAACTACTGACCACGATATTCTGGAAAAGAGGTGGAGACACGATCAGGCGCTCAAGGACAATGAAGTCGCCCTCGAAGAAAAAAGAACTGAGCTCGAAAAAAGCAGGCTGGCACCGGAAAGGGAGCGCCTGCAGCGGTGAAGCCAACTCCACATGGAGGAGCTTCGAGTGA
- the LOC135916817 gene encoding uncharacterized protein isoform X3 produces the protein MDDGCACLWRRLLPMAGGCPPPVPPEQVAEVRAVRDHLLLSQFCSADAANLRNGASVQQERKQNKSLFKQQRTMQRMLHLNYQDGIWFAECEDKAELLTTIFWKRGGDTIRRSRTMKSPSKKKELSSKKAGWHRKGSACSGEANSTWRSFE, from the exons ATGGACGACGGATG TGCTTGCCTGTGGCGCAGACTGCTCCCAATGGCCGGAGGTTGCCCCCCGCCTGTGCCTCCAGAGCAGGTGGCCGAGGTGCGTGCGGTGCGCGACCACTTGCTGCTGTCGCAGTTCTGCAGTGCCGATGCAGCCAACCTGAGGAA CGGAGCAAGCGTGCAGCAGGAAAGGAAGCAGAACAAGAGCCTCTTCAAACAGCAACGAACGATGCAGCGGATGTTGCACCTGAACTACCAAGACGGCATATGGTTCGCA GAATGCGAGGACAAGGCCGAACTACTGACCACGATATTCTGGAAAAGAGGTGGAGACACGATCAGGCGCTCAAGGACAATGAAGTCGCCCTCGAAGAAAAAAGAACTGAGCTCGAAAAAAGCAGGCTGGCACCGGAAAGGGAGCGCCTGCAGCGGTGAAGCCAACTCCACATGGAGGAGCTTCGAGTGA